From Carassius carassius chromosome 15, fCarCar2.1, whole genome shotgun sequence:
GGCTCATAAACTATTATGTTCCTCATGCTGTTTTTTTATCGACTTGCCAGTTATAACTGTGAAAATGACAGCTGGTTGTTTAAACATATTTGGCTGTGAATGTACTTTGTCTAATGTGTGTTTGGTTctagtttatataatttaaagcACCCCTACTATTGAATTTTTAATTTCCttccatgcagtgtgtaacacaacTCTggtaagtgaatgaaaacatcctgcaaagtttcaaatctacaaattacagtctctcaaaagaaagagtcgactctgaatcattgaaacgagtcatttttaaaacgaatcccaagccGTTTCATGTTGACATTAACAAGAGCAGATGAGAATTAAAAACAATATGGCCTGTATAatagttcaaaagtttagggtcacaTGACGTACGGTTCTCAGTGATGGCGACCTCACAGATCTCCTTCAGCCTGGTGATCAGCAGCTGATCGGCCACCACCAGCACGTTACACATCAAATCCACATTCACAGACTCTGAGATATGAACAGACACATGGATTACTCCCGCGAAAGGGGGAGAGCCAGGTAATAAGAGCAGAGCGCTGGGCCTGGGGTGTTACCTCTGACAGTGGGACACTCGTCGGTGTAGATGTACTCCAGAATGGCCTGCAGGACCTCGGAGGTGGTGGCCATCTCCAGCGCAGTGCAGCTGGAGGCCTGAAGAGGGCAGAAGACACTCACATCAACACACAGCTCCAGTTCAGAGAGACAGTTCCAGTCATTTCATCATACCTCAATCCAGGGGCTGCCCAGCATACTGTTGAAGTACTCTGTGAGACAAAAGAATCAACATTAAACCCCTCTTATTCTAATAGAATCATCTAAACTTTGTGAAACACATATGAAGAATGTCCAAAATGATCATAAATTGAATATTTTCAGTAAGAAATAAGCAAGCTATGGGTTGGTTTTACATTTTCTAGTAAATTCTACTCCGCTTGAAATATCACTGTCTAGAAAAAAATTGCAGTGAAGGcatcataaaaaaacattaaccattttttttctattttctgtttcaatttGAAATATTGGACAACGTTTTAGTCTTTTTGAATTATGTTTATGTCTATAGTTTTTAAGCTTTGGTTATTTCCATTTCAataatctaaatgaaaataagaaatgttgcactGGCAAGAAGCTAAAGTaacttagtttttttgttttcatgtttaattaatttcatgAAAATGCTCGTCTTTAGACCCcccaaaaaaagtataaatggtgcaaagacattttcaatgcttcaatGTTCAACAGAATCATTGTGAATAAAGTCTACTGCAGAGGACACAAGTGTGAAATAAATCATTGATCTCACCCAGCCGAGCACACAAGACACATTTGTGACAGGGAAACTCTTTGCCGTCCTCCGAGCGCAGCGTGACGTCACAGAGGTACGAGCTGAGGACACAAAGAGAAGATCTGTATTCACCGCCACTGAACGAGTGCGTGCCCAACACTGATGCTTCATCACAACAGAACACACACCATTTCTTCTGGTTGAATCGCAGCTTGTTGCCAGTCTTCTTCTGCACCACACTGATCTTCCCATTCTCAAACTTCACCCCATCAAGCCTAGTCATTCGTAAAATACTTATTATTTAGCAACTGGGATACCTTAATGAATTATAGCAACAGCCAATAATAACCcctcatttacacacaaaaacactgaaaGCACAGCAGAAAAacacctcaggccatccaagataaggatgagtttgtgtcttcatcaggtatGTAGAAATgtaggaaaaataaccccccaaaaactattacaaaaaattactattacgtttagggccctatgaaatgttttattttttcttcaccatatgttttattgttacctaatactgtgttttagcatttgtaattatttaaatgcataaaaacaacttaatttgtaaaaaaaaaagaaaaaaaaaaaagaaaaaaactattcttaaaatagccttatgttaaatgttttttcccctctgaaattctgtgtatttacatttttctggtagtcaaatgaaggcataaaacattcatttaatttatcttttaattattgaaaattaagcaaactttgtttttagtaaacaaaggggatttactattaaaaataaaacacggaagaaatgtgtgattattcattaaaaaaatatgttcgtttcattttaatagtagtagtaggctatgtagattctgctgaacaatagtaatatatttctggcaaatacttgtctttaaactaaaccggacttttattttgacaggttacgtacctttacagttctgtgtatgtgatactacagtctatgatgcgATAAATGACACTAGTTTTACTtccaatcaaacggtcagatgctcatgaagtgtctctcggagcagttctggagatgttcctcatgtgttcacgtctttatttagtgagacgGCAGGCGCTGAAATCatcgcgagcgtcacgcgcgcttccgtgtgtttaatgaatgaagatgcGCTTCTGTGCCGTTCATTAAAACAGatacacagaacatgcaggattcatatttaaatagacttttccggcttagtatttacagatattagtccatatcgtgatttgatgtgagtgcaatgacctacttttgattacttcattaaaaatttgacaaattccgtgacattccacgttaaactgtaaattctgtttttatgactggattccacgattccctccgcgttttctgcatcgcggaaatcataaggccctacagtagacatctggcTGCAGTTTACCCTACgccttaaaaccgaagtatctccatataatggagccagttgtctgtTTTGATACTGGTTCTGCAGCCTCCGGGCTGGTTGAGGACGCCGCCATGTTCACTGAGacaacacgcgaggggagggggaacaaaatcaaggaggcggggggcgagcacagcacagagaagacaaacaagcaaagtggcggaatcagaattaaaaacaatataacgatatatacgatatgtcaaaatccatagtgtttaaaaaaatatatcaatatattttaaatatcgagatatcgcccacccctacatCAGTGTCTCACCAATgggtgctctgcagtgaatgggtgccgtcagaatgagagtccaaacatctgataaaaacatcacaataatccacagcattccagtccatcagttaacatctgaagaagacaaaagctgtgtgttcgtaagaaacaaatccatcattaggaCTGTTGTTTCTCACTCAAATACGAGTCCATATTCcagaacacttcctccagtgcaaagaccggtgcttgatctgtgcagatttctctcggGATTCAGACAAAATCActctttcactggaggaagtgttattaagtaacttttttttgttgcttctccagacattaactgatggactggagtgctgtggattattatgatgtttttatcagctgtatggactctcattctgacggcacccattcactgtaaagCATCCATTGCttagcaagtgatggaatgctacaaatctgaagaagaacaatctcctctacatcttggatggcctgaggacgaggacattttcagcaaattttcaattTTCAACTTTTCCTTTAACAGTACAAGTGAACTCCACTAAATGCATCTCACCGTGCTGAGAGGCTCCCCAAGCCCAGTTTTTTGGCAACGCCCTGCAGCATCTTTACAGGATTTTGTCCAGGTTCACCGACATTACCATTCTTGCCTTTTTTCCCAGACTTAGTGTTTTTGGCTTTGGGCTTGTCTGCATCCTCAGCAGTTTTAGCAGGAAGAGAGCGGTACACATCCAGAGCGGAGCGCTTCTCCAGCCCTAGAGTCTGCAGACTGTGGATCAGCTGCTGCTGTGGTTCAGGATCAGAGCTCTGGGTAGAGCGAGGGATAATGGGCCGTGTCCCGTGAACCAGCATCTCACAGGAGTCTGTGTAGATGAAGTGAAGCGCTTGCTCCAGCATCTCAGGAGGAACATTCTCCAGGACCAGCAGATCACAGCCCACCGCGTCTTCTCCTTTCTTCACCTCTCCATCTTCTACACCCTCTTTGCATTCCTCCAGGAGGAGCACTTTACGGAAGAAGTCCGACCGCGTGGACAGGATGTATTTGTGTGCTGCGAAGGTGCGATCACCAGCCTGAAGGGTCACGTCATGGATGCTGTCCGTCTCATCGGCTTCGGTCAGGAGGCGCAGGAAGTGCTGGGAGAACGTGGACGCAGAAGCGGTGGGAACTTCATACAAGCTGAAGAACAGAGAGAAGAATAAGTTAACACAAGTAGGCTAAAAGTATAATACAACACACTTAAGATTGGGAACCAGTTCAGAACATAATAATATGCATGGAATTTGATTCCATTAATGGTTCTTAAATGCAGTGTTATGATACCattatatatgtttaatattatataGTTGTTTTAGTGCATcacatcaactaaattaaatgagaaatgttgctttggcagctACTGtagttcataatatatatatatatatatataactactggggtgcctcagggctcagttcttggtccacttctcttctctgtctacatggcatcattaggttctctcattcagaaacatggcttttcataccactgctatgctgatgacactcaactctacctctcattccatcctgatgatccgacggtagctattcgcatctcagcttgtctaacagacatttcttcctggatgatggaccatcaccttcaactcaaccttgccaagacagaactgcttgtgactccagcaaacccatcgtttcatcacaatttcaccatcaagttaggcacatcaaccataactccttcaaaaacagctagaagccttggagttatgattgatgatcagctgactttctcagaccacattgctaaaactgtccgatcctgcagatttactttattcaacatcaagaagatcaagccctttctttcggaacatgctgcacaactccttgttcaagctcttgttctgtccaggctggatatatatatatatatatatacacacacacacacacacatatatatatgtatacatgtatgtgtgtgtgtgtgtgtaaaaaaacactagcttgctctattctttttttattctatcggttttgtttttatttattatattatttaaaagcccttgctacgtgtactgtgttaagctaactgagacttattatagcacttatatatcattgctctttttgttgttttgatggcTTCCACTTTGttcatgtctttaaaaaaaacaaacatcaattCTCTAATTTCCCGGTTTTGCTGATggtaatttacaaaaataaatctctttgaatctaagaacatttttgtttatcTTTGTATAATAAACAACTTTGATCAGAATGAACTGGAACAATTCAGTGAAGTCGAAAACTGGAATTGTTAGATTCCAGCATTCCAAACAAATGAAAACTCATTTAGATCACACACATCTGTGCACTTAGTCGTCATAATTATCTGCACCTGGTTTTTGGATCTGCTTGAAGCACTCCAAAATTTCGGCCCTTAGAATCCATGGTGATGCTGACAGCTCTGTGGATGTATGGGAGCTTCTCCAGACGGATTCGCTCGTAAACACCCCCTCCGTCTGGGTGACCGGACACCTCTATGCCATCTGACACAACAGAGCATTCATGTGTAACGGGTCTAGTTCTGTTAATCCTGTTTTATTTGTAACATGTTAAACTGATGTTCTCAGTACCTTTTTTGTCTACAGCTTTCTTGTGCTGGCCCAGCCACTGTCCACTGAAGCCCTCTCCATCCTGAGTAACAAACATCATGCCGTTCTTACTCAGGCCGATGTCTGACATGAAGACCTGTCGGCCATACGCCCAGCGACACTGCCTCACTGAAGTACCCATTGAGCGCCAGCAAAACACCTGAAGTATCAGAGGAAGACAGAGGAAAGCAGGAATATGAATATAATGAATGCAACACCAGCTAAAGTTTCTaatgtgttctgagtggttgcaaGGTTCCTTGCTAACTCAAgtcaaaaacacagacaaaaggCTCTATGaaaccagttttatttattttcaattttttttgttcatttttctggattttattataatggttaaataaaataaaattaaataaaagtgtttttttaaatacatttttaaggctctataaaattagtttaattttttCGCAATATTCTGATGTATTTGGgtatgttttaatatttctaGGTTTGTAATTAAACCTCTTtaagtttaattacattttaataatcacaattaatgTCACAACTTTATTCATACTGtacgaatttaataatatatatatatatatttttttttttttttttttttacaataacagGGCTCAGTTGAATGTTTATGTACTATTAAAAATTGTGGTAATCAAATCCAgacataaaacattaacaattaatCCTGAAACGTAATCAAAACAGAATTCCTTTTCCTAAATTGTCTTTTTGGACTGTAATATTCAGACACTAATGCATATCACTATTTGATTAATAGTACTTCCTTACTTTTTAATTGAATAATCCATAATATCTCAAATTGTGTGAGACCATACATTATatagtaaattccatttttatgactggattcaacAATTCCATCTACCTTTTCCACATCCCAGAAAATCTTAAGTCATACTTCTCAGAAAAGCAATAATGCACCTCGTGATCAGTCACGTGATCAGAGGTACCAGGGTTTGTTTAAATCCCTAGTGAGCAAAAGCAAAAATGATGGTGTTTGCTAAAGCAGGCATTTAACAAACAGATGGACTGACAAGATGTTAAGATATAACAGCAAATAACTCTGGCATATTACCAGACATTTAGGTATATGCGGTTTGCAAATTAAATGCCAGCATCAATACTACCATAAGCGGATTCATTTTAGAAAaactacatgttttaaaatatatagatatgaaAACACACTGGGTATTAACGTGAAAATGCAAAATCATTAAGCATGACTAAATTCAACTTGGACCCCATTCCACTAACTGGGCTGGTCCAACTGATAGGCTTTTATCAGGCACGTACTAACCCACAAGACTGAACATCTTGGTTAAGCAGACATTATAACCAGCTGTACATCACAGTGTATTACTAGGGAGTAAAAAAAGTCAGCAATAAAAATGAAACGTTGTTTGGAAACTTAATAATTTAGTGGCCAATTACAACTTAGCACAACAAACAACTTATTTCTGTTATCTGATGCTAGTACCAAAGTTGGATACTGTAGATCAAACATTCTTTTACACAGGCTAAGGAATCATGTTGGCAACTGTGGACAGTCACTAGTCCCTAActtggtttagatcctacctgtcagaTCCCTACCACtgaatttatgtaaataaaaatctGCCTGACCCATTGAAAAAATATGGTATGCCACAAGGCTCTGTCTCAGGCCCTTTGTTGTTCTTTTACTTTACATGATAATATTAGGAAACACAGCATTAGTTTTCACGGTTATATAGACCACAAAGTTCTCTATACTTATTCAAGTTCAGATGAAGGTGGATGATGAATTATACTGAATGTATGTCAAGTAATCTCAATTTGTTAAACTGTGATTAACATAAGCACTTTAGATACAATTATTTTAGAAAGGCTTTTACAGCTACAGAGGAAAGCTAGATATTTTGCTTTTTGGAAGCTATATTGGTATTAATTTGAGACTGATGGTGTGTTCAATTGAGCATCTTCAGCTTCATTTGACTGTTGAGTGATAGATTCGCTCTTTCAGTAAATGAACAGATTTTAAACAGGGATTGTAACAacttcttcatgagcatttttagGGAGAATCAGGTGTATCTGTATGATTAGGACAGCTCAGTGACTATGGGAACTGACTGCATTGGGCTTTAATCAgggcttaaaaacaaacaaaaaaaagccaTCGGTTCACtcagagcagaatcgatattttaacgtttctgttctgcgttcctctgatattatcaCTGTTCCGAAACCGGTTCAGGTGGAAGATAAaacggttaataacgttattttttttttttttttatattatttgcctATAATTTGAGATCTAACGCCtagtcacagccaatacagcatcatcttctctagattttggccaaatgtaagatacttaaaaaaaaataaaaaaaagacttgtataagattgcgttttgagagtaaaaaaaagaaaaaaaaaaaatatacgaaAGTCATGGCTCacatcgcattttattagccctattacttccgacatcatgaaggctaaaatgcctgtaactagtctaaagtaaaatgtttaaaacattataaaaacagttattagtttatcTCCAAAGCAAATCCTATAAAGTtataggctataaaaacgtcaatccaaaaacaaattaaaggtgaagctgatgcctacctctctcattcggcaggaatccaaatgtttccatgttcccaacatatctggatgctaaaatgttatttattatatagcgTTTGTactttcagttattattatttaaaataatctagtTGGTTAACGGTTGTTGGTTAGGAAAAATAACGAAATTAACACCCCTAGTCAGTAACGTCACATtgcaaagaatatagaataaCAGTTAGCCTActgtataataagtaacgctgtattTGCGTCCGACAAAcggactccaaatttcattctaagaattacTTTGAGGTTAATACAGCAAATGAAAATTGTTCAGATTACAGTAAATATGAGAAGCTCCGCCAGGCTattttcccctcactccacaacaaatcatttcaattatCAATTATTcaagtatttagaaaagaacaggaattaaaaatataagaagctatagcatattaacgacaaaccaaaactaatttaatttatgcCAAAACGAAACTCAAACCAACGTTGGGTCTCattcaaaacaaaatcaaatatttcAGTATTCGTAATGTATTTAAAtgctaaattataaaaaatagcctatgttaacagtgtttattatagtttgtaatgtttgtaaacattttgtgtctgcattgtctatttctgaatgaaataatcttttttttctctctctaaaaaaagtatgttcacacatacatattatatatatatatgtagcatatgcagcaaacctttttaaatattttgatgaaaatgacaatgaaataaatatttactgaaaagaaataaatgacttaaaacgtttaactgattattaatctgtcaaaattagctgatacagtttgctgcattcatgcactcagaaaccggtgactgtgaacgaatcagcagagcttgtacgagCTTGTGTCATCGTTAaatctttctcagacgtttcGAAATGTCGAAATTGGGCTGCGCATCTATCTTtgcatgatgatgtccaatgcCATTGGCGAGCagagcttctcaaagttgggaataatcagAAGAGAGCCgcggtcctcagttgggcagggAAGGCTAAGCATTCTGGTgcttgagtgtcgaatgcacatgcaccaacggCGAGAAAAAATAGGTCTTTTTTGCGCTGCgtcatcaggcctaatttggtcttaattttaaatattaaatggaacgataaaataacgttattaaccggttaatgacCATTTAAATTTTTCGATTCTATTCGGAACcataaaatttgatttcgtttctggttctgttcctgtcaaaatgtTCGTTCCTTGAACCAGTTCAGAGCCCTGGCTTTAATCCAAGTATATCGTAAACTTTGCTACACAAGGTATTTTTGGCCAATATTTTAGCATGTGTACTCAAGAGATTGAAGTTCAGTGTCATATCACTCACCCTTCCAGCCTCATCTAGAGCCAAAATCACCAGCTTCTCTCCTCCACCATCATGCAGAAGCTGAGGATTGATACGATGATCCAAACTACCACCGCTCACTAGAACTTTCTTCAGGTTCAGCTGTCTGGAGGACAACACAAGGACAGTGTTAACAATAGCTAAGTTTACATTTAAAGCTGTGAAttaaacttgtgaaaaactggaacaTTGCATTAAATATTTGCGAAAACAAAATCAGCATTTCTTGGGAAATTAGCACAAAAGTATCAGTAATACAATAATAAAGAGTTGCTTCAGCCGGGGAAACCGGCGACTCTTGTTTCCTGCATATTAAATTGACTGTGCCTCAGAGCATGCAAACGAAATTTGCAGTAAGAAATGCTGTCATGTTATCTTGCATTTGGACGTCTGATGTTTGGGAACTCGATCATGTGAGACACTTCTGGGAGGTAATTATACAAAATCATTTTGGTGACAGACTGAACAGACTCAGGCATTTCAGAAAGACTAAAGCAATATTTTAGATGGTTGAGAAAAGTCTTCTGGTTTGACTGAACAAAATCTGGATCGCCGAGACAACATAATGCCAAACCCTAGTCTCCTAACTCCACTCACTTGGATGCCAGTTTCTTGCACTGATAATCTGCCAGCAGGTACACATCTCCCTTTTCGGTCACGCACACCGTGGCCCCATTGCTGGCTGCCACCATAGCGATGGTCACATCCTTGTGGTGCAGAGCGGACACCTGTCGAGGAACAGCCACGCACTTCTCTCCGTTGGGCTCCAGCAGGTAACCTGAATGTATCACAATGGTTGGACCACAAGTTTTCATATGAGAAGAGGTAAAAATGAAGCAGATGCTCTGATGAAATTGCATGAATAGGATTTGCGAAACACCTGAGAGACTTTAGATCAGTTAAACAAtctgtttgtttgtatgtgatAAACAGATCTGGATGCTTGAGCAGCTTACCAAGCTGGCCACCATTTAATCCTACGGTATACACCGCATCTCGAGTCCAAAGAACAGTGTGGAACCTGCCAGCTGCAACACCAATCACAGACCTCCCTTTCAGGGACTTAGAGGTGACCTGTGGTCAACAGAGAATAACATTAAAAGATGCAATATGTGGAATATCCTAGACGCTCAATTTCCAGCAATATCgtcaacttgattgcacagatactatctgaactgagctggacgatgaagtcactgaatcaatgatgaactgactttaactgtaaATTGAGTGTTTACTGTTTTGCATAACTATTTTTCCTATTAAAtactataaagctgctttgacacaatctatattgttaaaagcgctatataaataaaggtggcttgacttgacccaggatttttattttgttgcatcACTAGTTTCTTGATACAGTGTGTCATGGATAAATCCAGGCTGTCCGACCTGTTTGGGAACTTGGCTGGAAGCAGGAGGAGGTGTCAGCCCCAGCTGATGGTGGGTGTTGAGCCCAAAGGTGTAGACGTACCCCTCCTCTGTCAGAACAACAGTGTGATCTCGGGCCGCTGCGATCTGAGAGCAGTGATGGGACAAAAGCCCCTCCACCATCCGGGGAACCTTTGATATGAATGTGGACACCAAGTCTTAGAAAGACAGCAGGTGTAGAAATATATGCATCAACGGACACCAAAGCATCTCACCAGATATGTCTGTTCATCACCATGTCCAAGTCGTCCGCCCTGTCCATGTCCACATGTGTACACCTGACCCTTCTGGGACAGGAAGACAGAGTGGAACTTACACAACACCACCTGAacagacacaaaaacacaacaaggtTACCATCCTCATTCAAGACCATGTTAATGAAGACAGACCGTCACCGTGCCGATAATTAAACACTAAAGCCAAACAAAATAGAACCTtggatcacaaatgcagacatagttttatgtttgatttgaaataagacaataaatgcacttttaaaaattTGGAATAAAAGAATGGActgaaaattattgttattaattattttttgtttatttaatattgtttgtttttgtttttagctcAGTAggtccagaatttttttttttttgtcagctttAAAATTCAATAATTTTCTTACATTGTCAATTTTTTGTAGCAGGTTACTAATGTAAAAAGTCATCAATGATGGTCTACATTAGCATAACAGCCTGTATACTAATATGCATTTATCTAgtcattttgaaattaaaaatacagtaaaaacaatattgtgaaatacagttaacaataacCGTATTATGTGAATACACTGTAAAATGGCATTTATTCCCatgatcaaatctgaattttcataatttcttttcaatctatatgaatatattatcaaatataatttattcttgtgatgtgcagctgtgttttcagcatcattcccccagtcttctgtgtcacatgatcttcagaaaccataataatatactgatttactgctcaagaaacatttctgattattatcaatgttgaaaacagttgtgctgcaaatTTTCTTGTGCAAGATATTATACTTTTACAGGAAATATTCTTTGaggaatagaaaattcaaataaacagttCATTTGAAACCGTAGAGTTTTGTAACATAAAATGTCTTCACTCACtgccatttttaattaattgcataactgcttaaaggggtcatataatgcgaactcaatttttcctttctcttttggaGTGTCACAAGCTCTTGCTGcaaaaagaagatctgtaaagttgcaaagactaaagtctaaaatccaaagagatattcttaataaaagttaaGGGTCAACCACACCCTCCTATGTCATGATGTGAgatgatttgcataacaccgcccaaatgttcatgcaaagaaaggtgGCATCAATTTGATTCTTGTTGTAGTATTGTTCCTGCCGCCACGAAACTACTTTATTTGGCCTGCCAAAAGAAGACACAgcaagaaatcagtggttaagttttacttacaacactgttccagaacatttcaacccaaatattcaga
This genomic window contains:
- the ibtk gene encoding inhibitor of Bruton tyrosine kinase, which produces MSLGSPDCTPKCRSVRHAEEVIAALTSGSEGRLRGFLSVHCHNASSLRDEFGRTALHLVASLGKRDLLQWLLDSKHADMLAKDKESGWTALHRSAFYGQIHCLMGLIKRGGALSIQDKEGLSALDLTMKDRPAHVVFRNTDPTEVYTWGSNTNFSLGHGNQESRHHPEIVDLFSRSRTYVKQVVLCKFHSVFLSQKGQVYTCGHGQGGRLGHGDEQTYLVPRMVEGLLSHHCSQIAAARDHTVVLTEEGYVYTFGLNTHHQLGLTPPPASSQVPKQVTSKSLKGRSVIGVAAGRFHTVLWTRDAVYTVGLNGGQLGYLLEPNGEKCVAVPRQVSALHHKDVTIAMVAASNGATVCVTEKGDVYLLADYQCKKLASKQLNLKKVLVSGGSLDHRINPQLLHDGGGEKLVILALDEAGRVFCWRSMGTSVRQCRWAYGRQVFMSDIGLSKNGMMFVTQDGEGFSGQWLGQHKKAVDKKDGIEVSGHPDGGGVYERIRLEKLPYIHRAVSITMDSKGRNFGVLQADPKTSLYEVPTASASTFSQHFLRLLTEADETDSIHDVTLQAGDRTFAAHKYILSTRSDFFRKVLLLEECKEGVEDGEVKKGEDAVGCDLLVLENVPPEMLEQALHFIYTDSCEMLVHGTRPIIPRSTQSSDPEPQQQLIHSLQTLGLEKRSALDVYRSLPAKTAEDADKPKAKNTKSGKKGKNGNVGEPGQNPVKMLQGVAKKLGLGSLSARLDGVKFENGKISVVQKKTGNKLRFNQKKCSYLCDVTLRSEDGKEFPCHKCVLCARLEYFNSMLGSPWIEASSCTALEMATTSEVLQAILEYIYTDECPTVRESVNVDLMCNVLVVADQLLITRLKEICEVAITENLTLKNAAELLEFSTVYNADQLKVSCLQFIVLNMAALLESRALEILSDDVLLDLTAAYRRMIPAMQRRLITPYADAPDLSVYEDREWDPAVDCKSCSEADHSSESLLKKAKMRAKRKPRRRSDSSGGYNLSDVIQSPPPAGVASSVESLPEIITSDSEGSYMGAGSPRDLQSPIFQDRPDTQDERRGLTELKTPPDTPLLKNGPVPIPTVKASPAPVLDLRAIMEMEASSLNRGATHRSPSVSSSTKVSLIPSKMSQKQRKMMMMALASREGSTESMSAKSPLKPVKTWSTAVQSPPSSCSFRDLLVEEERRGKPSPVSPVTARSPATCAKRVSFKCAESSDPEKPAGPWVLRAVGSPPSTSTFASIVEEERQQEAALIRSREKPLALIQIEERAIQDLLLHYKAINNPEELILVERSTQGPIAIPTWNKH